GGAATAATAACACTGACGGTTGGCTTAAAAACTTGCATATTTAAAAATTTGCTTAGTAAATATAGGCAGATATCCAAATTACTGATGTTGCTAAACCAAAGTATGAATCAAGCGCAAGTTTTCTAAAATAACATCATAAATTTGCCCCAAATTTCCCAAATTATCAGGAAGTAATAACTCCCGCACAGGAACAGTCTTTGCCAATTGACCTAATTCTTGAAACTCCTGTCTACACTGTTGAGAAGTGAGTAAAGCACGTCCATAGGAATTGAACATTAGATGCTTCATTGCTTCAGGGAGAGAGAGGTAATTAACTATGGGTGCTGTGAGGTTTTGGTCACGTTCTCCTAATATGTACACAGCAATTAATGGCAAAGCTTGGGGTTGAAACTGCCACTGTTCTCTATCTTTTATTTGCAAATCTATAAAGCGTTTATCTAGACTAGTTGATACCAGCGATAAATCTTCTATTGAGCCGTGAATGGCATTTACAGAATTAGGCCACAGGCGTAGACGAGGATAAGCAGACTGTACCCAAAACCTTTTTTCATCAGGAATAAGTGCGGCAATATCATCTGCCAATACCGAGAATCCACGGCTAGCCAACGCTGCTGCTGTGGTTGATTTACCTGCGCCTGATTGTCCTAAAATGGCGATCGCGCTACCATCAACCGCAACCACACTGGCATGAAGACAAGTCACTCCCCGCAGCCGTAACAGATGACCAAGTACACAACCCAGCAGCAAAGATACCGCATCCGTAAATATTGCATCTCTAGACCAAAAGCCCCAAACTTGACTACCATCAGGATTCAAGATGAATTCCAAGCAATCAACCCCATCAAAAGACCGTATCCTCCAGTAAGTGCCGTCATCCCGGTGCGCTGTCCACAAATGGAAGCCTGTTTGTTGATACCACTCAAGCGGCACATTCCAAAAAGCTTGGTCGAGTAATGGCAGTTGACTCTGCTGTTCACCAACTAGGTGAATTGCAACATCTATCGGTGCAGAACTGTTAACAGTAACTAACCCTGGGAGCAGTCTATTAATAGATATGTTGAGTCCATAAAATTGATAGTAATAGTCATCGTTTTGAATCGACATTTGCATTTATATTTATTTTTATCTGCAAATTCAGGAGTTTCAGAACTCCGACTTTTTCAAAAAGTCGGGTTCTTTTGGAAAGGAGAAACTTACACACTTTATTTTCACAAAGTGTTAAGGAAAAAGCTAGGTCAAAAATCCCTTTTAGTCTAGATTTGTTAGGTCAATAAAATTGCCTAATAAACCCTTCCTACTTGCTAACTCTACCCTGCCATCATTTATATGACAGGGAGTGAAGTTGAGCTTTGCTTAAGGAAGACCAGTAATGGGGGGGCCAGGTCTTGTAGTTGTACCAAAACCACCACTACCACCGACTTGTTGTGTCAAACCAGATATTTTACCGTGAGCTTTCAATTCAGGTTCCGAATAGTTTTTTTTCGCGTTTTCAGATTGTGACATTTGAAGAATCCTTACGTGTGTAAACAATAGCCTCATAAGAGGGCAATTAGAAAGGTGTATTTAGTCTAGATTTGTTAGGTCAATAAAATTGCCTAATAAACCCTTCCTACTTGCTAACTCTACCCTGCCATCATTTATATGACAGGGAGTGAAGTTGAGCTTTGCTTAAGGAAGACCAGTAATGGGGGGGCCAGGTCTTGTAGTTGTACCAAAACCACCACTACCACCGACTTGTTGTGTCAAACCAGATATTTTACCGTGAGCTTTCAATTCAGGTTCCGAATAGTTTTTTTTCGCGTTTTCAGATTGTGACATTTGAAGAATCCTTACGTGTGTAAACAATAGCCTCATAAGAGGGCAATTAGAAAGGTGTATTTAGTCTAGATTTATTAGGTCAATAAAATTGCCGAATAAATCCTTCCTACTTGCTAACTCTACCCTGCCATCATTTATATGACAGCGAGTGAAGTTGAGCTTTTGGTGTTTTTTTCTACTTAACTACTAAATAGGAACCCCAGTGGTAGTAGGTATGGGGAATCCGGTTGTAGTACCAAAACCACCGCTACCACCTACTTGTTGTGTCAAACCAGATATTTTACCGTGAGCTTTCAATTCCGGCTGAGAATAGTTTTTTTTCGCGTTCTCAAATTGTGACATTTGAAGAATCCTTATTTTTTGTTTTTTCTGATTTGTAATTGATACTGTTGGCGAAAGTGTTACAAACGCAGAAACAAAAGTATTACAACTAAAAAACGCAACAACAGATTGAAGGTTTGAGCTTAAGCAATACTTTTGTTTACAAATATGTAGTACATTCGCCAACAGTATCTGTAATTATTCAGACTATAAAATAGTACAATCACCAGATTATTTTATTCATAAAGATTGTGTAAAAAAATACTATTTTCATCATTAAAAATTGTAAATATTGCTTATTACTCATAGGCATATGCTTAATAAGCAATATTTAGCAAGAAATATTTAACAATATTTAATATTAAGATAATTTACATAAAATTTCTCCCAAACTATTCTGCTTCTGTGTCTTTTACGGTTACTTGCTCTGTGACTTATAGACAACTGATAATTATATTTATTGAGAAAAAATTTAGGCAGAGATGAGCTTAGTAGTAGATGCTACATCCTCATATATTTGAAATAGTCGCTTTTGTAAAATTGCTTCATCATATTCCTCGACAATAACTTGTCGTGCTTGTGCAAGATGTGCTTCTCGCTCTTGGGGAGGTTGATTGACAACTTTAATCATTGCCTCTGCTAGAGCATCTGGGTTTTCCGGTTCTACCAAAGTACAAAATTCTTCAATAAAAGTGCCTCGATAAGCTAACAAATCACAGGTAATAACTGGGCGTTCACAGGCAACTGCTTCAATTAGTGTCGAAGGAAAGGCATCACTGACGGGATAATTGATAATCACATCTGCTAAGTTGTAGCCTGTAGGCATGAGATTATAAGGTAGGCCAGGCATCCAGCGCAGATTTTCTAATAAGCCAAGTTCTTCTGCTTTTTTGCGGATGCTTTCGTAAATAACTACTGCTTCTTCCCCGCCGGCACGCCCTAGCTTTGAAAAGACGAGTACCGTCGGTTTTATGAATTGGGGATAAGCCTGTGCATAGGCTGTAAATATCTGCTCATGGTTGTACACATTAGACCAACCACGGGGCGAAAGCAGAATTGTGGCTTCTTCATCAATCTTCAATATTTCCCGTCGCCATTTTGGTAAATCTTTTGTGACTCCAGAGCGAAAATGTTGGGGGTTTGTCCCTAAAGGAATTAATTCTACCCGTTGATTAGAATTCAGCAGTGCTTTGGATTTTTCTATCAAACTTGGTGTCTCTACAATCAGTACACCAGTGTTATTAAACACTTGGCTAACCCTATCGTTATGCTTGCTTTGTTCCCTTTCTGGTTGTAGCAAATGATTTAAAAAGCCCCAAGCAGAGACGACAAGAGGGCTTAAATTCGCCAGGACACAACACTGGGCGTGCCAACCAATGGCGTGGACATGGATAATATCAGGCTGGAATTCGTCTGCAAGCTTACGTAACGGCTCCGCCATTTCCTCAGCCATCTGATCTTCGTATGGGTAGGTGTTGGTAAACTCCTCTAGATACTTTCGCCAAACAGTGGGGAAATAGCGATAATTTTTGGGAGCTTCGGTTTCATAGGGGTCTACATCTCCTAGTAGCCAAACTTCATAACCTGCTTTAACTACCCAATCTAAGGGTCTTGTCAAGGCAACGCCCCCAGCACCAATCATCAGTACACGCATGATTTGATTTTTTGCTTTCAGTTAAGAATCAGTAATTTCCACTAGTCCAGCCTTAACCAATTTATCAATAAACTTGAGCAAGTCTTGTTTTAACTTCTCTGGCTCGACATCATACTCTTTTAGCAAGGTGTCGTAAGCTGTCTGGATAGAATCTGACTCTGTTAGCACAAAGAATATTTTTGTACCAACTTCGTTTTGACTAAAATATTCTTCGCTTTGCAGATTCAGTAAAACTGATTCCCCTGCTAAGTCTTGAGTTAGAACATTTGCAGATAAGGACACTTTTTGATTTAAGGCTATTTGTAGTGTCATTTTTTACAGGATATATCGAGTATGGTTAATTATACTACGAGTTACCGTGGTCGGGTAGCAGGATTACATTGCTGTAACCCCGCCCCCTCAGAACCGGACGTGCGCCTTACAACGCATCCGGCTCAAGCAAGTCATAAACTACTCACTGTACCAGAATGTATTTGCTGATGGCAGTACAAATGAACAAGTTGTAAGTTGCCATAATTATCGCCACCGCCCTGGCTTTTCGGTTTTTTGTGGTGAAAAAGTCAGCATTCAAATATGCAACTTCGGTAGCCGTAACATAGAGGTTCAGGGTCAATTCATACTGCTGTTGCCAGCAGTTGGCTGTCAGTAGCTCGATTCCTGTTTGGAGATAGACCTTTGCTGCTGTGTAAGCCGTAGAATTTCTGGCTTTACTTCCGGCTTTCAAGTTCAGTTGAGCTAATGCTTCTTTTTCACTTGGTTGAGTGATTAAATCTTGTCCTTGGTTCAAATGCCCGACAATATCAAACAGTTTTTCCTCAAGCTCTATTACAGATAAATTTTGCAGAAGTAACTGTCCAATTTTGAGATGAGTTGCTTGTTTTTGGTTATCGGGAATCAACGAATAAGCGGCTTGTTGTACTCGGTCATGTAAAAATTTATATTTGGCTAATTGTTTACTGCTATTCCCATTTGCCACCACCAATTGATCGTTATCTTCTCCCTGATAAAACTTATAAACATCACTAATTGGTAAAATCAAGTTTTCTTGCAGCGCTTTCCACAAATTAGAGGCTGTCTCAATTTCCAATTGTTCCGAAACAACTGCCAAAGGTGCTAAATCGAACTCATTGCCAATACAAGCAGCTAACTTGAGGACATTCTGTGTGTATGTTGGTAGTTTTTCCAGCTGCAACGCCATAAATTCAACCACATCATCTGTGAGCGCTTGCTGACTTACTTGTGTAATGTCACATTGCCACCCCCCTTCACTTCCCCCCTTACTAAGGGGAGCCAGTGCGTTGCGGGGGTCTCCCCCGTTGTAGCAACTGGCGTGGGACAGAGGGGGGTAGTTAAATTCAATTATTCCATCTTGGTGTAATGCTTTGAGAAACTGTGTAGCAAAAAACGGATTACCTTTAGTTTTCTGAGATATCAATTTAGAAAGAGGCAATGCAGAATTATCTGTACATTTAAGTGTGTCAGCAACTAACTGATTCACTTGCCCTAGACTAAGCGGTGCTAAAGTAATCGTATTAATTGTGAAGAGTGTTTTTTGGCTCTCACTCAAAGTTAACATCAAAGGATGTGCTGGGTTGACTTCGTTATCACGATATGCACCAATTAATAAAAGATGCTTTGTCTCAGCCATTAATAACTGCATTAACATCAGTGATGCCGAATCTGCCCATTGCAAATCATCTAAAAACATCACTAATGGATGTTCAGCACTAGTAAAGACTTGGGTAAACTTTTGGAATAATAAATTAAATCTATTTTGTACAGCAGTTCCTGATAATTCTGGATCTGGTGGTTGGATA
Above is a genomic segment from Tolypothrix sp. NIES-4075 containing:
- a CDS encoding HPr kinase/phosphorylase encodes the protein MSIQNDDYYYQFYGLNISINRLLPGLVTVNSSAPIDVAIHLVGEQQSQLPLLDQAFWNVPLEWYQQTGFHLWTAHRDDGTYWRIRSFDGVDCLEFILNPDGSQVWGFWSRDAIFTDAVSLLLGCVLGHLLRLRGVTCLHASVVAVDGSAIAILGQSGAGKSTTAAALASRGFSVLADDIAALIPDEKRFWVQSAYPRLRLWPNSVNAIHGSIEDLSLVSTSLDKRFIDLQIKDREQWQFQPQALPLIAVYILGERDQNLTAPIVNYLSLPEAMKHLMFNSYGRALLTSQQCRQEFQELGQLAKTVPVRELLLPDNLGNLGQIYDVILENLRLIHTLV
- a CDS encoding glycosyltransferase family 4 protein, whose translation is MRVLMIGAGGVALTRPLDWVVKAGYEVWLLGDVDPYETEAPKNYRYFPTVWRKYLEEFTNTYPYEDQMAEEMAEPLRKLADEFQPDIIHVHAIGWHAQCCVLANLSPLVVSAWGFLNHLLQPEREQSKHNDRVSQVFNNTGVLIVETPSLIEKSKALLNSNQRVELIPLGTNPQHFRSGVTKDLPKWRREILKIDEEATILLSPRGWSNVYNHEQIFTAYAQAYPQFIKPTVLVFSKLGRAGGEEAVVIYESIRKKAEELGLLENLRWMPGLPYNLMPTGYNLADVIINYPVSDAFPSTLIEAVACERPVITCDLLAYRGTFIEEFCTLVEPENPDALAEAMIKVVNQPPQEREAHLAQARQVIVEEYDEAILQKRLFQIYEDVASTTKLISA
- a CDS encoding PqqD family protein — protein: MTLQIALNQKVSLSANVLTQDLAGESVLLNLQSEEYFSQNEVGTKIFFVLTESDSIQTAYDTLLKEYDVEPEKLKQDLLKFIDKLVKAGLVEITDS